The Oryzias latipes chromosome 16, ASM223467v1 genomic sequence acaaaaattccTTGTTTCAGTTAGTCCTCTCTTCGCAGGTTACTGACTCCCCCCaccaaaaaaaggggggaaaaagaaaaaaaatgaaggtaaaATTCCTGCCAGCGTCTCTATCAACCAAAACCACCAGCGCCCGCTTCTAATAGGAAGGAGAGCAACATTTGGAAGACTGGAGTAATTAAAGTAGAGCAACTGAAAATGTTGGAAACTGAAGTTTGGCCGCTTGGAGAGCTGCTGTCCTTCTGCGCGCGACCACCTGTACTCCAGTCAGAGGGGCACGCGTGACGTCAGCGTCCCACGTGAGTCTGATTTCACCTGAGTggatccttttttatttaaaaatataagattttttatttttttttaaatattggatttTGTATAGTTATTAAAACTATTAATACtaatattatttttgaaaactgcattttgtttaattattaaaactctgttttcataagctagttgtttttgtttgtttgtctgtttgttttgcagtgggaaggaaaaaaggacaaattgaCTGAGGCAGCTGTGTGTCAAGTTCTCTCTGatgacacacaaaaacccaGTGGCTAACCAAGTTccttttgtgcaaaaaataaagactaaaaaggaagaaagactGTTAGACGTTTGGGACTGAAACCagcaaacacagaaacactCAGAGGCAGTAAGAACTGGGAAGGAAGGAAGAACGAgagacaagaaaacaaacatctgtagCAAAGATCATGGGAGACATTCATGGACAACATAGCTACTACTTTTTTGTTGCCTTTTGTGTTCAGGGTAAGTGCAATTCTCAGTCCTATTCTCAAACCAAATCAGTCTTTATTTACATCACTAAATACAAAGAACTGTGCCATCTCGATGATTGAAAGATGGATATCAGTCTCCTTCAGTGGCTAGAAttctctgcctttttttgtaatttaacaCAGCCTTTTCTCCACAGGTATTCTGGCTGGTGATTGGTCTGTGGACATCCCATCTGGTCCCATTTGTGCTGTGGTTGGTTCTTCAGTTGTCCTCCCTTGTTCCTATGACTACCCCCAGACCGCAAAAGAAACTAAAGGAGGGCTCTCAGCTCAGGTAGTTTGATAAAGAAAGCATTGTTAACTTGGGCAGCAGTTCATCTTGGGGGGTGGAGGGTGGGGGTTTGGAGATGGTCCCAGAGAAACTTCACTGCAATGTGATGCTCTATGAAAATATGACAACTAATAATAGCTTATTAAtccaaaaaatgtatattattttGTAAGCTTGCAGGAAGTAATTTggttcaaattttttctttcttctatttTTCACTGTTAGGTTACAGGAAGTGAAGAGTTGCCAGACTACAAAGTGTTGAATGAAATGTGGTGCCTAGAAGAAAGTCGTTGTATTACACAAAGGTATGATGTAAGATCcactttaaagacacactccaatgaaaattgtgtttttggtgtttataacatgtttttgtggcatttttctcataatgtaaGACATGTAACAAGAAATTTAagattgcttttctgagtatttctttattcaagttgtgaatcaggagtggacaaaaaaatgcaggttGAACAAGCCTGAAGTAGTGTTATAAGTGGGCTAAAAGCTCCCTTCTTTGCTCCATTCCAAGGcgtccacttacagacaaatagtttcatgtacgtctttgttttcctcgtctgagctgacatctggctcaaaactgtaatggggtgctgtaagctagcaagaaaGAGTGTGCAcaaatggatgacaggaagtggagggaggcttactccgcaccaacggtcctgcctgcaactcagaggcgaatttctgatgaactcctgcagcaAAAGTGGacttgagtgggactttaaagcacaCAATACCACCATGTGATGAACAATTTATCTACAAATGTTCAACTGTGTCTCTGTCAGATATGTGTTCCACAGTGCGGGAATATTTCCAGACCCCTCATATCAGAGCAGAGTGAAGTACCTTGGACAGTCAGGAACCAAGAACTGTTCTCTAAGAATCAATGATCTGAAACAGACCGACACTGGAACCTACGTATTCTACCTCATCACCAACCATCCAACGGAGAAAATGCCTGCTCAGACAGGAATTCAGCTGCTGGTGACAGGTGAGAACATTGACATTTACCATCAAAACATTTCACAAACTGAGCATGAAGTAGAAAAACTTAAAtctatgatttattttcaacataATTGAatctttaattgaattgaatctttCGTGACTCTTTTGATGTTGTGTTTGCTTCTTTCATTCAATGCCTCATTGAGGAGGATAAAAGCATCTGTTGCTACACACAGATCTTTTGGTCACACAGTCTTCTGTTTGTTGACCTCTAAGATGCTTTTGTTTAGTCTCTGTTTTTGGGGTTTGCTTGTCTGAACCTGTTGTCACATTTCCGTTGTGTAATCTTTTGTGACACATCTTGTACTATTTAGAGGAAGCAGAACTGAAATAGAGAATGGCTTCCTTGTAACAAAACGCACTTGATGTTACAGGTCTGCTGTCTTAGTGCAGCCTATTTTTTAAAGAGCCAGTTTCAACATTAAAACCAAACCATAGGCTGCAAACGGGAATAATAATTTGGTTCACGGTCAAAGCTAAACATCCGAAAACAAACAGTTTGTACTGTTTTTGAGACAAAGGTCACATGATTTTAGGGAAATAAAACTGAATCCCCACAGACAGCAGCTGAGCTTTTGTCTGTGGATCAGCAGAACTGATGATGGGAAAGCTGAGGAGAAAATCTTTTGTAATGGTGctggtgaaaaataaaaactttgaatttcttaagttttatttcatttgttgcaTTCTATTTGACATAccgcttaaagtcccactccaatcatcttgcgatctattgtaaaagacttcccagtggtcttttaattatgatgatgctgtttttagaccaactcaaaaatcctgtgttgacttcaaggacatagtttctgcaaagcagcagtagtttattagaaatttgcctcagagttggtGTGAAGTAAGCTCACCCACATCccaatatttatgtatttgtttacactctctactGCTAGtttgcagcccctcacaaccccaatctaaaATTACCAGTTTTAGATTtgacgtcacacctacaagcattttccaacaacatttttgcgtctgttcctgattcacaataatttgaatacagaaatactcagaaatccattttaggattaattttctttacatttgccctccatcatgaaaaaaaaatgctacaggaacttttttttttattaaacaactttttatgggagtgggtctttaaaatactACAGCTGcagattttcatgttttatctAGGAAATTggtgataaataaatgaaatggtATTAAAATTCCCAAACTGTGATCAACTTTACAGACTCCTTGAACTTTGCAGAGACACACTAAAATAAGAACAATTTCTTTCACCAGTTGCTATCAGACTCTTACACTGTTTTTCAACCCTTCCTTAAAAGACCATATATTGAGTTGGATgcatttttaatgatttcatCTGGACAACTGACATGATAATTATGTCATTGTTATTTTGATGGATTTGTCTGCTGCATTAGACACCATCGACCTCAAGATCTTGCTGTTTAGGCTAAATGGTTTGGGGGGTTTCTAGTACGACTCTTCATTGTCTGCCTGTGCATTCTGAGTTCATGATTCTGAGGTCTAAGGGGAAGCTCAGAGGGGAACAAGCTTATTCAGTCTTTACACAGAATCTGTGGAATGTGTTACCACTGAGCTTTTTTCAAGCATCCTCATTGTCCATTTTTAAACACTTCTTAAAATTCCTTTTTACATCCAGGCATGACATTCTGCTCTTtggttgttttacattttttaccagttaatttgtttttatctgttcgTTTATACTTTGAATTGTGTTTTAACGTTTTTTGCTTGTAACTTCGGATGCCTCGTGTGACCGCTGTCATGTTTGGGCAGCATATAAACTTTTCTTTACTTAAATGTTTTGTCCTGCTGAAATATGagtactcagtgttttatcaatGGGTAAAATAAGGGGTTTTGAACAGACCAGGTTAAACCATTGTCTTatttacacttttctttttttactctaTATCTTTGTCTGTGTCAGAGTCCCCCAATGATGTGGCAGCTTTAGCAGGTCCATCAAGCTTCATCACTGAAGGTGCAGCTTTACGTCTGGCCTGCTGCAGCCCCGCCTCAACTTCTCAGAGTATTTTCAGGTGGTTTAGGAGCACAAATCCCAGTCAAGTACATGATGGACAGGTGTGGAGGTTCAGTAAAGTTAAATCTGACCAGTCTGGCAGCTACTACTGTCAGTTACAGACTGGAGAAAGAAAGCAGAATTCAACAACGGTGGCTATAGATGTAGAATGTGAGTAAAGTTTAAacctattttatttacattatgTCATACCCAATAATATGCAATACAAATGTGAAGGTATAGACACTTGCAGTAGTAATAATCAAAGTCCTCTTGTCTAGATCCTCCTCGAAACATGACTCTTTCAGTCTGGCACCCTGACTCGGACGATGATCTACGGGTAACTCTGAGCTGCAGCAGTGATGCTAACCCGCCTGTGCACTCCTACATCTGGTACCAGGGTGAATCCTGTTCCACTGCTGCagacaaaagcttttttcagGGTAGACAGACCTTGGCTTCATCAACAGGAAGAGGCCCAACATTCAGCAACATCACCACTGAGAATCGTGGGCAGCACTGCTGCGTGG encodes the following:
- the LOC101171522 gene encoding sialoadhesin yields the protein MGDIHGQHSYYFFVAFCVQGILAGDWSVDIPSGPICAVVGSSVVLPCSYDYPQTAKETKGGLSAQVTGSEELPDYKVLNEMWCLEESRCITQRYVFHSAGIFPDPSYQSRVKYLGQSGTKNCSLRINDLKQTDTGTYVFYLITNHPTEKMPAQTGIQLLVTESPNDVAALAGPSSFITEGAALRLACCSPASTSQSIFRWFRSTNPSQVHDGQVWRFSKVKSDQSGSYYCQLQTGERKQNSTTVAIDVEYPPRNMTLSVWHPDSDDDLRVTLSCSSDANPPVHSYIWYQGESCSTAADKSFFQGRQTLASSTGRGPTFSNITTENRGQHCCVALNQHGSQALTITLRGSTASVGLVVGVSVGILLVILATVAFLITRRQKSTRHRSYALTETITTQS